In Rodentibacter haemolyticus, the DNA window CTTTGGGGCATTGAATGTCAACGTACAGGACGTTTTATGACCGTGCGTTTATTTATTGATAAAGAAGGTGGTGTAACCGTTGACGATTGTGCAGACGTTAGCCGTCAAGTGAGTGCGATTTTGGATGTTGAAGATCCGATTGCCGACAAATATAACCTTGAAGTGTCATCGCCGGGTTTAGATAGACCGTTGTTTACCTTAGCGCAATACGAACGTTACATCGGTCAAGAAATTGTGATTCATTTACGTATTCCTGTGATGGATCGCCGTAAATGGCAGGGAAAATTGGAACGTATTGAAAATGATATGTTGATGTTAAAGGTTGATGATCGAGAACAAGCATTTGTTTTCGGCAACATTCAAAAATCAAATGTTGTTGCAAAATTCTAAAAGGAGAAAAAGGAAAAATGAGTAAAGAACTCTTGCTAGCGGCTGAAGCCGTATCTAATGAAAAATTATTGG includes these proteins:
- the rimP gene encoding ribosome maturation factor RimP — translated: MATLEQNLQEMLQSTVEDLGCELWGIECQRTGRFMTVRLFIDKEGGVTVDDCADVSRQVSAILDVEDPIADKYNLEVSSPGLDRPLFTLAQYERYIGQEIVIHLRIPVMDRRKWQGKLERIENDMLMLKVDDREQAFVFGNIQKSNVVAKF